The genomic window GATTGATTCATGGCTATACCTTTATGTTTATCGCACGAGCAATGCGCTCGGCGACGTGTGTGTCTCCATATCGTGTCATTTTCGATGTTCCTGGCCTCGCATTACGAATCGCCGAGATTATGTTGTCCTTGTTAGCATCTACTAGAACGTTCCACTTTTCCTTAACGGTTTCAATCCACTCAGTCTCATTCCTAATTGTGATACATGGTACACCAAAATAATGAGCTTCTTTCTGGACACCCCCAGAATCTGTTACTATTACCTTAGCATGTTTCTCGAGTGAGGCGAAGGTAATGAAATCAAGCGGTTGAAGAATTCTGAATGTTGCTGATGTCTGTAATAGATGATCAAGTCCGAATAATTTAGCATACTTCGCCGTTCTCGGATGAAGAGGGAGAACCACTGTGTCTCCGCATTCTCTCAGAGCAAGAAGTATAGCTTCAAGTCTCGTCTTTACATCTGCGTTTTCTTGACGATGTATCGTCGCAAGCACATATTCCCTATCGCATATGCCGAATTTCTCAAGATATTCTTTTGATAATTTATCTTCAACTTCCATGAGACACTGAATCATGATATCCCCGACTAGATGGACATTCCTTTCAATGCCCTCGCGAGCGAGATTTTCAATCGCAATGCTGCTCGGACACAAGAAAATGCTGGAAATGTGATCGGTAAGTACTCTGTTGATTTCCTCTGGGACCTTCATATTGTAACACCTCAATCCAGCTTCGACATGGGCGATGGGTAAGTTTAGTTTCGCCGCAGCAAGCGCACCCGCCAAAGTTGAATTCGTATCACCATAAACGATCACTAGATCTGGCTTTTCTTTCATCAATACCTGCTCTATCGAAATGAGCATGCGGCCTGTCTGCTCGCCATGACTTCCGGAGCCTATACCCAAATTATAATCCGGCTCCGGAATCTGGAGCTTTTCAAAAAATACCTTGCTCATCTCATAATCATAATGCTGGCCTGTATGGATTAAAACGTGCTCGTGCCATTTGCTGAGCTCCCTGTGAAGGGGAGCAACTTTGATAAACTGTGGGCGTGCGCCGATGATGGATGTAAGCTTCATCGAATAGAGGAAAGAGTGATGAGGTAATACAGTTTTTTATCCCTGACCTCCTATGCGCGCCGCTAAATGATCATGTACTCTTTGGGTTTCATTTTGCTTAGCGCGACGAACCGCACTTCAAGAAATTCACCAAGCTTCCTTATCTCATTGAGAGCATCGCTTGGAACTGGCTCGTCGACCATGATCAACATTATAGCTCGGCCCCCCTTGCTCTCTCGTCCCACACCCATTCTGGCAATATTTATCCCTCGGTTTCCGAGAATCGTGCCTACCTTACCAATGACACCGGGCACGTCACTATGAGTGGTCATAATTAAATCGCCCTCGAGGGGCATATCTAGATCGAAAACGTCAATACCTAGAAGTCTTGATTCCCCGTTAGGGGAAGCCGTTCCGCGGACTTCTCTCTTTACTCCATCGGAGTGGATCTTAACATTAATCATATTCGTGTGACTCGTTGATTCTTCTACCTTCGATTCAATGATTTGTATGCCCTTTTCCCTAGCTATTACCTGGGCATTAATGATGTTTGTATTTTCACCGGTGATATTAGATAGAACCCCGATGAGTACAGAAATCGTAAGCATTTTTGTGTCAGCCGCTGAAAGCTCACCTGCGTATGAGACTTCGATTCGCCTTATGGGGCCATCCACTAACTGGAATGCAAATGCACCGAGTTTCTCAGCAGTTGAAATAAACGGAATGATTTTCTGATCGATGCGACCAATTGGTGCGTTAACAGCATTTGTGATCTTATGCTCGGTGAGAAATAATTTCACGTGTTCTGCCATCTCCAGAGAGACTCTTTCTAATGCTTCCCTCGTTGACGCGCCTAGATGGGGTGTCGTAACGATATTCGAAAGCTCCAGCAACTTAGATCCAGTAGGCGGTTCTCTTTCGAATACATCGAGAGCTGCGCCCGCTATTCTTTTGTTTTTCAATGCTTCGTAAAGTGCTTCCTCATCGACAATTCCGCCTCTTGCACAATTTACGAGAAAAGCCGTAGGTTTCATCAAATTAAGCTGATCCCTGCCAATAAGGTGATATGTCGAAGAAGTGAGCGGCGCGTGAATCGTTACTATATCCGCTTCCT from Methanomassiliicoccales archaeon includes these protein-coding regions:
- the serA gene encoding phosphoglycerate dehydrogenase, yielding MKILVTDELSKEGLETLRRDSGVEVDIRPNISQEELLKIICEYDGVIIRSGTKITRDIIDAGKKLKVIGRAGVGVDNVDVEYATKKGILVMNTPAANIISAAEHTMAMILALVRNIVWADASLKSGKWERSKFTGIELSGKTLAIIGIGRVGAEVAKRAKAFQMRLVGYDPFISPEAAVKVGVRLMPLERALEEADIVTIHAPLTSSTYHLIGRDQLNLMKPTAFLVNCARGGIVDEEALYEALKNKRIAGAALDVFEREPPTGSKLLELSNIVTTPHLGASTREALERVSLEMAEHVKLFLTEHKITNAVNAPIGRIDQKIIPFISTAEKLGAFAFQLVDGPIRRIEVSYAGELSAADTKMLTISVLIGVLSNITGENTNIINAQVIAREKGIQIIESKVEESTSHTNMINVKIHSDGVKREVRGTASPNGESRLLGIDVFDLDMPLEGDLIMTTHSDVPGVIGKVGTILGNRGINIARMGVGRESKGGRAIMLIMVDEPVPSDALNEIRKLGEFLEVRFVALSKMKPKEYMII
- the wecB gene encoding UDP-N-acetylglucosamine 2-epimerase (non-hydrolyzing), which produces MKLTSIIGARPQFIKVAPLHRELSKWHEHVLIHTGQHYDYEMSKVFFEKLQIPEPDYNLGIGSGSHGEQTGRMLISIEQVLMKEKPDLVIVYGDTNSTLAGALAAAKLNLPIAHVEAGLRCYNMKVPEEINRVLTDHISSIFLCPSSIAIENLAREGIERNVHLVGDIMIQCLMEVEDKLSKEYLEKFGICDREYVLATIHRQENADVKTRLEAILLALRECGDTVVLPLHPRTAKYAKLFGLDHLLQTSATFRILQPLDFITFASLEKHAKVIVTDSGGVQKEAHYFGVPCITIRNETEWIETVKEKWNVLVDANKDNIISAIRNARPGTSKMTRYGDTHVAERIARAINIKV